In Dermacentor albipictus isolate Rhodes 1998 colony chromosome 6, USDA_Dalb.pri_finalv2, whole genome shotgun sequence, the following proteins share a genomic window:
- the LOC139061272 gene encoding neurensin-1-like, whose amino-acid sequence MDSPSERLLLKTNHKVSVPCPVRPPGRRKSSSRRLFGVRCHLHRFYADCPEGSHGGSGSGCGSGYGHGHGGSSSSRRHAARRSARVAWSASVWLGALLFLLGVAALGVGYAAPPSLVRRPHPWRLAGLCMFCSGGSLLAAALMLAALCPRWQDEEPYAPVVGESRGAPEEEEDDLRVPVTEKITAVQPLRD is encoded by the coding sequence GTGAGCGTCCCCTGCCCCGTGCGGCCGCCCGGACGGCGAAAATCGAGCAGCCGGCGGCTGTTCGGCGTCCGCTGCCACCTGCACCGCTTCTACGCCGACTGCCCCGAGGGCTCGCACGGGGGCTCCGGCTCCGGCTGCGGCTCCGGCTACGGCCACGGCCACGGCGGCTCGTCGTCGTCCCGCCGCCACGCGGCGAGGCGGTCCGCCCGCGTCGCCTGGAGCGCCTCCGTGTGGCTGGGCGCGCTGCTCTTCCTGCTGGGCGTCGCGGCGCTGGGCGTGGGCTACGCCGCCCCGCCGAGCCTGGTGCGGAGGCCGCACCCGTGGCGTCTGGCCGGCCTCTGCATGTTCTGCAGCGGGGGCTCGCTCCTGGCCGCCGCGCTGATGCTGGCCGCGCTGTGCCCGCGCTGGCAGGACGAGGAGCCGTACGCCCCCGTCGTGGGCGAATCCAGGGGAGCGCCGGAGGAAGAGGAGGACGACCTCAGGGTGCCCGTCACCGAGAAGATCACCGCTGTGCAACCGCTCAGGGACTGA